The following proteins come from a genomic window of Candidatus Syntrophosphaera sp.:
- the purM gene encoding phosphoribosylformylglycinamidine cyclo-ligase: protein MSDKDLDYRSSGVDIQAGERTVENIKELVRGTYSADVLSDLGSFGGLFRFHQPSLRDPILVASTDGVGTKLRVAIMAGKYDSIGQDLVNHCVNDILVQGALPLFFLDYIGMGRLDPEHVQKIISGMVKACQENSCALIGGEMAEMPGIYQGGDFDLVGTIVGAVDQQHLLPANRIHKGDILIGIPSSGLHTNGYSLARKVVFEHLGLGVDSHIAELGSTVSELLLAVHKSYLPLLKPHLQNPGLHGLAHITGGGIPGNLKRVIPNGLTAYVSYSEQEMPPLFHWLQDAGQLSRAAMLETFNLGVGMIAVLDPGFATEFMASLPSFVIGEVNESRSSESKVVIVG from the coding sequence ATGTCCGACAAAGATCTTGATTACCGCAGCTCAGGCGTGGATATCCAGGCCGGGGAACGCACCGTTGAAAACATCAAGGAATTGGTCAGAGGCACCTACAGTGCCGATGTATTGAGCGACCTGGGCAGTTTTGGCGGGCTGTTCAGATTCCATCAACCCTCTCTGCGGGACCCGATCCTGGTGGCCAGCACCGATGGCGTGGGCACCAAGCTGAGAGTGGCCATCATGGCGGGAAAATACGACAGCATCGGCCAGGACCTTGTCAACCACTGCGTCAACGACATCCTGGTGCAGGGCGCCCTGCCGCTGTTCTTTCTGGATTACATCGGAATGGGCAGGCTGGATCCCGAACACGTGCAAAAGATCATCTCCGGCATGGTCAAAGCCTGCCAGGAAAATTCCTGCGCCCTGATCGGAGGGGAGATGGCGGAAATGCCAGGCATCTATCAGGGCGGCGATTTTGACCTCGTGGGAACGATCGTCGGGGCTGTGGACCAGCAGCACCTCCTGCCCGCCAACCGAATCCACAAAGGCGATATCCTGATCGGGATCCCCAGTTCCGGTTTGCACACCAACGGCTATTCGCTGGCCCGCAAGGTCGTTTTTGAACATCTGGGCCTCGGCGTGGACAGCCATATCGCCGAACTGGGATCAACCGTTTCAGAGTTGTTACTGGCCGTCCACAAAAGCTATCTGCCCCTGCTCAAGCCTCATCTGCAGAATCCGGGCTTGCACGGGTTGGCACATATCACCGGCGGAGGGATCCCCGGCAACCTCAAACGCGTCATCCCAAACGGGCTCACAGCCTATGTGAGCTATTCCGAACAGGAGATGCCACCGCTCTTCCATTGGCTTCAAGACGCGGGCCAGCTCAGCCGCGCGGCCATGCTCGAAACCTTCAACCTGGGCGTCGGCATGATCGCCGTCCTGGATCCAGGTTTTGCCACCGAGTTCATGGCTTCCCTGCCTTCCTTCGTCATCGGCGAAGTGAACGAAAGCCGCTCTTCAGAGTCAAAAGTCGTCATCGTGGGCTGA